The DNA region CTTCCAGAATGTTCTGCAGTTCGATTAACTGATCTTCATTCAATTCGCACTCGTCAAGCGCCCTCTGAAAAAATCTCCTTGCTGAATATTCGTTTCCCCTTTTAATGTAGACGCCTCCAATAGCCATTAGAATCTCGGCTTTGCATTCAGTATCACCATAATCATTCAGAGCTTCGCGAAGGTATAGAAGAGACGCATCGTACTTATTTCTTCTGGCATAGAATTGACCCACAAAAAGAGCTCTCATCGAAAGGACATTGTTGATACTGTCGCTGAGTGCCGTAGCTTCCTCGATCAGAGTGGATCCGGGATACTTCTCGAAGAAAGAGATCAACTGAGTTCTGGAGTTCATGATGGGAGTCAGATCCTTCTTGTAGTTATGCCTCTGTAACCACCAGATACGAGCTGATTGAAATGAACAGTCATCAGCCAGTGAACTCCGGGAGTACTCCGACTGGACGCGGTTGAAATAGAACAGGGCATCTGCCCAGAACCTCAAGGCAGCCTCGGACATACCGAGTCTGTAAAGATATAGATCGGTATTTGCCGCTCCGGGGTATCCGAACATCAGTTCCGTATACATTCCGGCAGCATTATTGAAATCCTCATCAAGGAATGCGGCATCAGCAAGCTGCTCCAGCTGTTCATGATCCAAACCTCTGGTATTGTAGGATTTTCCGCAGGATGTTACAGCAATCAGAATAAGTAATGCAAAGGCATAATATTTTATCATTCGAATATCCCGTTCATTCAATTCCATAGGTTAACGAATCTCTTCTTGCGGCAGCAAGGCTTGCTGCCAGTGAAGATGATCCCGGTGAGACACTGCATGCTCTTCTGTACCATTGGAGCGCGCTTTCTATACTGCTGTTTTCCTCTTCCATCAGACCCAGCATATATGCCGCCTGAATCCTTTCTCCGGAGAAATTGGAATTCCAGACCTCAAGCAATTTCTCACGGGCAAGAATACTTCTATCCAATCTAATATCCTCTTCCGCCGAATCCAGGAGAAGATGTATTCTTCTCTGTCTTTCTTCCGGTTGTATCCCTCCGAGCCTGTCAAGTTCCGTCAACACATCGAGCTCTTCACTGATCCTGGATGTATAAGGCAGCAAAGCCGCCCTGGCCTTCAGTATATCTTCTCTGAGATCTGTTCTGGAGCGTGATATTCTTTCAAGTTCGACAAGGTAAATTTCAGCTGCGATTGATAAAAGACTGTCACCGGAGGAGAAACCTATAACGCTGTCCGGAATATCAGACAGCATTTCCAGGTGA from Candidatus Aegiribacteria sp. includes:
- the bamD gene encoding outer membrane protein assembly factor BamD encodes the protein MIKYYAFALLILIAVTSCGKSYNTRGLDHEQLEQLADAAFLDEDFNNAAGMYTELMFGYPGAANTDLYLYRLGMSEAALRFWADALFYFNRVQSEYSRSSLADDCSFQSARIWWLQRHNYKKDLTPIMNSRTQLISFFEKYPGSTLIEEATALSDSINNVLSMRALFVGQFYARRNKYDASLLYLREALNDYGDTECKAEILMAIGGVYIKRGNEYSARRFFQRALDECELNEDQLIELQNILEEL